The proteins below are encoded in one region of Helianthus annuus cultivar XRQ/B chromosome 2, HanXRQr2.0-SUNRISE, whole genome shotgun sequence:
- the LOC110893119 gene encoding RNA polymerase II transcriptional coactivator KELP-like yields MDSALAKEIEEAVLQVLNNSDMDSTTEYQEQHAKAEAEEKATEEGEPVEEEDSGDDKKKRKGDKEYDDEGDLIVCRLSNKTRVTLTELSGKSLVSIRQYYILTHTKPTTLHYYYCGSDSHQWQLNFFTHHT; encoded by the exons ATGGATTCCGCCTTAGCAAAGGAAATAGAGGAAGCAGTTCTACAAGTATTGAACAATTCCGACATGGATTCTACAACAGAATATCAA GAACAACATGCTAAAGCAGAGGCTGAGGAAAAAGCCACTGAAGAAGGTGAACCAGTGGAAGAAGAAGATAGTGGGGATGATAAGAAGAAGCGTAAAGGTGATAAGGAGTATGATGATGAAGGAGATCTCATTGTTTGCAGA CTTTCTAATAAAACAAGAGTGACTCTTACTGAGTTAAGTGGGAAAAGTTTGGTGTCTATAAGGCAGTATTACATCCTCACTCACACAAAACCAACAACACTACACTATTATTATTGTGGCTCAGATTCACACCAATGGCAACTCAATTTCTTCACTCACCACACCTAA